GAAGGCGAGTCGTTCCGCTTTTTTGAAGACTGGAAAAATCCGGTGCTCCGTGAACTTGCCCCGGCAATGCCTGGAGCAAAGCCTTTGGCGATGGCGCATGCTTGCCGCCCCGAAGTTTCGGCGGCCGAAGTCAGCGAGTCGTTGAACTTTTTAGTCAAGGCGGATTTGCTCAAAAAGGATAAAGACGGCCATTACGCACAAACGGATGAGGTCGTGACAACTGGCCCGATGGATGTTACGCCGCTCGCAGTCCGCGGATTACACCGCCAAATGGGCGAGTTCGCGCTTGATGCTATCGAGAATGTGCCACAAGATGAACG
The genomic region above belongs to Fibrobacter sp. UWB4 and contains:
- a CDS encoding DUF4423 domain-containing protein translates to EGESFRFFEDWKNPVLRELAPAMPGAKPLAMAHACRPEVSAAEVSESLNFLVKADLLKKDKDGHYAQTDEVVTTGPMDVTPLAVRGLHRQMGEFALDAIENVPQDERHFSGLTIGITREAYEQIVQRIAEFRKDIIAIATRDSATDEVYRLNVQFFPMTKKSLNKKD